Genomic DNA from Pongo abelii isolate AG06213 chromosome 22, NHGRI_mPonAbe1-v2.0_pri, whole genome shotgun sequence:
TATTACAAAATGGTGCTGTTTACTCAGAAAATCTTTATGACTAATTATCCACCAATTTGAATCATGCAGGAAACATGAGAAATGGCCTGTGTTCCTTCTAAGAGACTGTCGTTTACagttttgagattttaaaaaatagaatgtttttAGCCAGTTGATTTTTAAGTCACTCTAGTTCCCTCCATCACAAAATGAGCTATAGCTCTTAATAAAAGtccttcaattttattttcctgagtgtacattttcttttctttttttcttttttattttttcaatacagccccttgctctgtcacccaggctggaatgcagtggtggaatcatggctcactacagccctgacctcctgggcccaggtaattgtcccacctcagcctctcaagtagctgggaccacaggcgtgcaccaccacatccagctaagtttttctttctttttttttttcatagagatggagtgtcgctattttgcccaggttggtctcgaacacctggcttcaagcagccctcctgctttggcttcttgaagtgcttggattacaggtatgaaccactgcacctggcctgtccaTTCTCAAATACATGATAGTAACTCCCATCTACTGAGTGCTTCCTGTGTACCAGGTACTATGTATTAATTGTTTatacatataattccatttaatattcacaaaagTCCTTTTGAGTTGGATACTGTTGTTATCACCtttgttttaaagatgaagaaactgagcatGGGGAGGGCTAGGTGAGTTGTCTAACATAATCCAGCTAGAATACTGcagagctgggattgcaagctGGGCCTGCATGACTCCAAATCCTGCCTTCTGTAATTTTATGCATGGTGTCTCCCAAGTGGGGAGTATATTAAATGCAAATTTAAGATGTTGGTAAAGGGTAGGATTGTAGAAGTGGTAGAAATCCTAGAGTTCTTATAATCAgctgtctttgtttttataagaaaaatctgAGGCAGAGCGAGGCTGAGTGGTTTCTCTGTTGAAAATCCAGGACTAGAATCCAGGATTCTGAGTCCAAGCCCAGTGCTCTTTCCCCTGATGAGAAACGTTTCCAGATTTAAACTCCAGTTTATAGGACCATTAACAACCCTCTCTAAAGAGGAGGCAAGAGGTTTCAAGTTCttctcagggaaaaaaagaacTGACATCAAAAGGTCTGTGTGGGGTCATTTGTCTCATCATGACTTTGATTTGGCCTTGATCTTTATTTAGTATTTCAGTTTTATGCTCTGCAACAAGTTTGGCCATGTTGGAGgaccatccaaaggtcagcaagtTGGCTACTGGCGATTGGATGCTCACTCTGAAGCCAAAGTCTATTACTGTGCCCGTGGAAATCCCCATCTCCCCTCTGGGTGAGTATTCCATTCACTTTCTGGAAGTCTCAGGCTCTGAAGGCTTTTTACACACTGCACCATGGGAGCCTAAGGCTGGTTGGGCAGCACCTCATTCTGCAGGGATCTGGGTCAGAGCAGGATAGTGGCTCTACGATGTGCTGGGTGTTCTTCTATCTCCTTCAGTCAATGTGCTAGGATTGTGATTTCACTTTCTCaccaggcaggggctgcagtTTACAGGAGAAAGACTATTCCTGAGTTTCTTCGATTGTGCTGTTTTTTTACTCCTCTTAACTGATTACAAATTTCTCCAACATCTCTGACTCAGGCTCActatgacttttttgtttttgtttttgagaaggagtctctctctgtcacccaggctggagtgcagtggcacgatctcagctcactgcaacctccacctcctgggttcaagcagttctcctgcctcagcctcctgagtagctgggattacaggcatgtaccaccacgcccagctaagttttgtatttttagtagagatggggtttcaccatgttggccaggctagactcaaactcctgacttcaagttatccgcccgcctcgtcctcccaaattgctgggattacaggcgtaagccctTGCACCCAGCTGACTATCATAAGActtctatttccaaataatagCTCATATAATAACTTGTGTAAATATCTATAGATAGGCTTCCCTTATTTTGGATGCACAATCCATTTTTCATATTGAATAATCTGTTAAGAGTATCCCTACAACTATTATTTCTCAGCTAATACTGAATTTTTTCCAAGAGCAATAATATTGTTAAAGACTAGAAATAACCCCTCCATAGCTCATTTAATAAGGTAATTCTCtttatttatgaaaaagaaagacctaggtttttttgtttgtttgtttgtttttgtttttatttttgttttgagatggagtctcgctgtgttgcccaggctggagtgcagtggcgtgatctcggctcactgtaagctgcgcctcccaggttcacgccattcccctgcctcagcctccccagtagctgggactgcaggcacccgccaccacgcccggctaattttttgtatttttttttagtagagacggggcttcactgtgttggccaggatggtctcaatctcctgacctcgcgatccacccgccttggcctcccaaagtgctgggattacaggtgtgagccaccgtgcccggccgagaagGACCTAGGTTTAAGTTCCGTCTCTGCCACTTAGCAGGCAGTAACCTTGGTCATATCAAGTAACTTGTATGAATCTCAATTTCCTTACCACTAAGATGAGAATGATGATAATTACCC
This window encodes:
- the LOC100446570 gene encoding LOW QUALITY PROTEIN: uncharacterized protein LOC100446570 (The sequence of the model RefSeq protein was modified relative to this genomic sequence to represent the inferred CDS: inserted 1 base in 1 codon), with product MVQLIAPLEVMWNEAADLKPLALSPRLECSGGIMAHYSPDLLGPEMECRYFAQVGLEHLASSSPPXFGFLKCLDYSISVLCSATSLAMLEDHPKVSKLATGDWMLTLKPKSITVPVEIPISPLGEYSIHFLEVSGSEGFLHTAPWEPKAGWAAPHSAGIWVRAG